Within Xanthomonas oryzae pv. oryzae, the genomic segment GTGAGCGCTGCGTATGCGTTTGCGCTGCTAGGCGCGTAGAGCTGATGACCCGGCAGCGCGCACGCGCCGGCATAGACAAACGCCACGCTTTGCCGCGCCCGGGTGAAGGCCACATAGTATTTTGGTGGTGCGGTGATGCGTGACGCATCTGCCGTGCGCAGGTACTGCGTCAACGGCCCGTTGGGGAAGATCAGGACCCGGCTATACGTGCGGCCCTTGGACTGGCCGAAGTTCACCGCAAGCAGTCCGTCGCACGCCTGCCGCCGGTCATACCGAAGCACGGTTGGAGCAAATTCCTGCATATACGCAGCGACCTGCCCGGGAGCGACGAGATAGATGCCATCGTGCCCCGTGACCTCGCCGTTGCTTGACTTGGTCCGTGGCATCTGCGGATAGAGCGCATCGGCCAAATCGCAGAGGGCCTGAACGCAGCGCAGGCTGATGAGGCGGTGATCGAGCTGGCATAAGCCGTCCGACTCCCAAACCTGGAACAAGGCTGCCAGATTTGGCCCGCGATACTGGCTGTGCCTTGATGCGTAGTTGGTCGCGTAGGTCGCCTGGCGTGTATCGCCTACCAAGGTGATGGCGATATCGCTCTTCAACAGCCGCTCGACCAGGTCCAGGTCGTAGCCGGCGAGGTCCTGGACTTCGTCGATGTACAACTCGTCGTACATGTCCGCCAGGCGCGCCATAACCTGGCCCTGGGTCAGCTCATCACAGCGCACAGCATAAGTCGGCCGCCCGATCGGAGTACATTCGGTTGCCGGCCAGATAGTGTCGCGCGACTTGTGAGCGTGGGGCGCGGTTGTCGGTGCGCCCGTCGACGAACAGGATCGTCTCGATCCGAGGCTGAGGGCAAAGCGCAGCCTGGTACGGGCGGATGCACTCGCGCAGCAGAAATCCATACCAGCTGCGC encodes:
- a CDS encoding UvrD-helicase domain-containing protein, which codes for MARLADMYDELYIDEVQDLAGYDLDLVERLLKSDIAITLVGDTRQATYATNYASRHSQYRGPNLAALFQVWESDGLCQLDHRLISLRCVQALCDLADALYPQMPRTKSSNGEVTGHDGIYLVAPGQVAAYMQEFAPTVLRYDRRQACDGLLAVNFGQSKGRTYSRVLIFPNGPLTQYLRTADASRITAPPKYYVAFTRARQSVAFVYAGACALPGHQLYAPSSANAYAALTFFSTGVDKGRRPWILEARHDLIDAELPSILALYKDICRIDE